The following are from one region of the Cytobacillus firmus genome:
- a CDS encoding small acid-soluble spore protein P yields MNKNNGKDMRKNAPKGHNNDGQPEPLSGSKKVKNRNHTRQKHNSHHDM; encoded by the coding sequence TTGAACAAAAACAATGGCAAAGACATGCGAAAGAATGCACCTAAAGGACATAATAATGATGGACAGCCTGAACCATTGAGCGGCTCTAAGAAAGTAAAAAACCGTAACCACACCAGACAAAAACATAATTCACACCACGATATGTGA
- the selA gene encoding L-seryl-tRNA(Sec) selenium transferase, translating to MKSTVRKILPVHELQKDRRFTHLMKQYELDFIHTTNMLKEVISDIRNTILAGNWTGEEPGTEKFTDLIFQKAEEVITVRYGYTLKRVINATGTVLHTNLGRARLSKSAADHMLEAAMNYSNLEYNLVKGERGSRHSHLENLIKELTGAEAAMAVNNNAAAVYFILRALADEKEVIVSRGQLVEIGGSFRVSSIMEESGAKLVEVGTTNKTHLEDYKKVINEDTAMIMKVHTSNFKIIGFTKEVGTGELARLSKEKNLIFYEDLGSGALFDFKSKGIGNEPAVSDVLKMGADIVSFSGDKLLGGPQAGIIAGRKNLIEKLQKHQLARVLRVDKMTIAALEGTLIDYLKGEEGLKNIPVVHDVLMTSDELKVRTSQFLNRLQAAGNDYVCSMRQSTGQVGGGTMPDVELPSWIAVLKHLQYSADHIGRQLRINSSIIVRIQKEEILIDLRTVTAEEEDTIINALNAV from the coding sequence ATGAAGAGTACAGTCAGAAAAATTTTGCCGGTGCATGAACTGCAAAAAGACCGGCGTTTTACTCATTTAATGAAACAGTATGAACTTGACTTTATACATACAACCAACATGCTGAAAGAGGTAATTTCTGATATTAGGAATACTATTCTTGCCGGGAATTGGACCGGTGAGGAGCCCGGTACGGAAAAGTTTACGGACCTTATATTTCAAAAAGCAGAAGAGGTAATCACTGTTCGGTATGGCTATACACTTAAAAGGGTTATCAATGCTACTGGCACTGTTCTTCACACTAATCTTGGCCGGGCACGGTTAAGCAAGTCAGCAGCAGATCATATGCTTGAAGCTGCCATGAACTATTCCAATTTGGAGTATAACCTGGTTAAAGGCGAACGGGGATCCAGGCATAGTCACCTGGAAAATCTGATCAAAGAACTGACAGGTGCAGAAGCAGCCATGGCAGTCAATAATAACGCTGCTGCCGTTTATTTCATTTTAAGAGCTCTTGCGGATGAAAAAGAAGTAATCGTTTCCCGTGGACAGCTTGTTGAAATCGGAGGCTCCTTCAGGGTATCAAGTATAATGGAAGAGAGCGGGGCAAAGCTCGTTGAAGTGGGAACAACAAATAAAACCCACCTGGAAGATTATAAAAAAGTGATAAATGAAGATACAGCTATGATTATGAAGGTGCACACGAGCAATTTTAAAATTATTGGTTTTACGAAAGAAGTCGGCACCGGGGAACTTGCCCGCCTATCAAAAGAAAAAAACCTCATATTTTATGAAGATCTGGGCAGCGGTGCACTATTTGATTTTAAAAGCAAAGGAATCGGAAATGAACCAGCAGTCAGCGATGTTTTAAAAATGGGGGCAGATATCGTTTCTTTCAGCGGAGATAAGCTTTTGGGCGGTCCTCAGGCAGGAATTATTGCCGGAAGAAAGAATTTAATCGAAAAGCTGCAAAAGCATCAGCTTGCCCGGGTTCTCCGGGTGGATAAAATGACAATTGCTGCTCTCGAAGGCACTCTTATTGATTACTTAAAAGGCGAAGAGGGTCTGAAAAATATTCCGGTGGTCCATGATGTTTTGATGACCAGTGATGAACTCAAAGTAAGAACGTCCCAATTTCTTAACAGATTACAAGCCGCCGGGAACGATTATGTATGCTCGATGAGACAGAGTACAGGGCAGGTTGGAGGAGGCACGATGCCTGATGTAGAGCTTCCATCCTGGATTGCTGTTTTAAAGCACCTTCAATATTCAGCAGATCATATCGGCCGCCAGTTAAGGATTAATTCTTCCATAATAGTCAGGATTCAAAAGGAAGAAATTCTGATTGATCTTAGGACAGTAACTGCTGAAGAAGAGGATACTATAATAAATGCTTTAAATGCTGTTTAA
- a CDS encoding Hsp20/alpha crystallin family protein: MNKKEDFHPFNLSELEKWMEDYYLDPLSSYLDQITFRIDLYDTEAQIIVEALLTGCASKDVTVSLKEDSVIIKAAKIDDTKAIRRGQPCMRKVKLPFSVVNKKVSADFANEILEIFINKNEAGPGCNREIIID, from the coding sequence TTGAACAAAAAGGAAGATTTCCATCCGTTTAATTTGAGTGAATTGGAAAAATGGATGGAGGATTATTACCTGGACCCGCTTTCTTCTTATTTGGATCAGATAACATTCCGCATCGACTTATACGATACAGAAGCACAGATTATTGTTGAGGCGCTTTTAACGGGATGTGCCTCAAAAGATGTAACCGTTTCCCTAAAAGAAGACAGCGTAATCATCAAAGCTGCTAAAATAGATGACACAAAAGCAATTCGGCGCGGACAACCATGCATGCGAAAAGTTAAACTGCCTTTCTCCGTTGTAAATAAAAAGGTTAGTGCAGATTTTGCAAATGAGATATTAGAGATTTTTATTAATAAAAATGAAGCGGGACCGGGATGCAATAGAGAGATAATCATCGATTAA